From Streptosporangium album, the proteins below share one genomic window:
- a CDS encoding shikimate kinase, giving the protein MSPRVVLIGPPGSGKSTVGRLLADRLGAAFRDTDADVEIVAGKPVGDIFVEDGEERFRELEAEAVRRALAEHEGVLSLGGGAVLAEVTRELLAGHSVVYLEVGLSQAVQRVGLASARPLLVLNPRSQLKKLMDARRPVYEGLAMVTVATDERKPDEVVDEIVKGLRP; this is encoded by the coding sequence GTGAGTCCCCGCGTAGTTCTGATCGGTCCGCCCGGATCGGGCAAGTCGACGGTCGGCCGGTTGCTGGCCGACCGCCTGGGAGCCGCCTTCCGCGATACCGACGCCGACGTGGAGATCGTGGCGGGTAAGCCGGTGGGCGACATCTTCGTAGAGGACGGCGAGGAGCGCTTCCGCGAGCTTGAGGCCGAGGCCGTACGGCGTGCCCTGGCCGAGCACGAGGGCGTGCTCTCCCTCGGCGGCGGCGCGGTCCTGGCCGAGGTCACGCGGGAGCTGCTGGCCGGGCACTCGGTGGTCTACCTGGAGGTCGGCCTGTCGCAGGCCGTGCAGCGGGTGGGGCTGGCCTCGGCTCGGCCGTTGCTCGTGCTCAACCCGCGCAGCCAGCTCAAGAAGCTCATGGACGCCCGCCGCCCGGTCTACGAGGGGCTGGCGATGGTCACCGTGGCGACCGACGAGCGCAAGCCCGACGAGGTCGTCGACGAGATCGTGAAGGGGCTGCGGCCGTGA
- the aroC gene encoding chorismate synthase, with product MLRWLTAGESHGPELVAILEGLPAGVEVTTADIDRALARRRLGYGRGARMKFEQDEVNVVGGVRHGRTLGSPVAIRVGNTEWPKWEIVMAADPVDPALLEGQARNAPRSRPRPGHADLAGMQKYGFDDARPVLDRASARETAARVALGQVAKNFLKQALGVDIVSHVVSIGEAQTTQGVVPGPGDMEAVDADPVRCADPAGSAAMVAEIDKAHKEGDTLGGVVEVIAYGLPPGLGSYTHWDRRLDGRLAAALMGIQAIKGVAVGDGFETARRPGSRAHDEIENTAGGVRRITNRAGGVEGGMTNGEPLRVSAAMKPISTVPRALATIDVLTGEAAKAHHERSDVCAVPAAAIVAEAMVALVLADAAIEKLGGDSVEEVARNLSGYLSSMVIK from the coding sequence ATGTTGCGCTGGTTGACCGCCGGAGAATCCCACGGCCCCGAACTCGTCGCGATCCTGGAGGGCCTGCCCGCCGGGGTCGAGGTGACGACGGCCGATATCGACCGAGCACTGGCGAGACGGCGTCTGGGCTACGGCCGTGGCGCCCGGATGAAGTTCGAGCAGGACGAGGTGAACGTCGTGGGCGGCGTGCGGCACGGCCGCACGCTCGGCAGCCCCGTCGCCATCCGCGTGGGCAACACCGAGTGGCCCAAATGGGAGATCGTCATGGCGGCCGACCCGGTGGACCCGGCGCTGCTGGAGGGCCAGGCCCGCAACGCGCCCCGCTCGCGCCCGCGCCCCGGCCACGCCGACCTCGCCGGCATGCAGAAGTACGGCTTCGACGACGCCCGTCCGGTGCTCGACCGGGCCAGCGCCCGCGAGACCGCCGCCCGCGTCGCCCTCGGCCAGGTCGCCAAGAACTTCCTCAAGCAGGCGCTCGGCGTCGACATCGTCAGCCACGTCGTCTCGATCGGGGAGGCGCAGACCACGCAGGGCGTCGTCCCCGGCCCCGGCGACATGGAGGCGGTCGACGCCGACCCGGTGCGCTGCGCCGACCCGGCCGGCAGCGCCGCGATGGTCGCCGAGATCGACAAGGCGCACAAGGAGGGCGACACCCTCGGCGGTGTCGTCGAGGTGATCGCCTACGGCCTGCCGCCGGGCCTGGGCAGTTACACCCACTGGGACCGCCGTCTCGACGGACGCCTCGCCGCAGCCCTGATGGGCATCCAGGCGATCAAGGGGGTCGCCGTCGGCGACGGTTTCGAGACGGCTCGCCGTCCCGGCTCCCGGGCCCACGACGAGATCGAGAACACCGCGGGCGGGGTGCGCCGCATCACCAACCGGGCGGGCGGCGTCGAGGGCGGCATGACCAACGGCGAGCCGCTGCGGGTCAGCGCCGCGATGAAACCGATCTCCACGGTGCCGCGGGCGCTGGCCACCATCGACGTGCTGACCGGTGAGGCGGCCAAGGCCCACCACGAGCGTTCCGACGTGTGCGCGGTCCCGGCCGCCGCCATCGTCGCCGAGGCCATGGTCGCGCTGGTGCTCGCCGACGCCGCGATCGAGAAGTTGGGCGGCGACTCCGTCGAGGAGGTCGCCCGCAACCTGTCAGGCTACCTCTCGTCGATGGTGATCAAGTGA
- a CDS encoding MarR family winged helix-turn-helix transcriptional regulator gives MSRDQVLAALHEAGREHGNAAVMFHTAISARMGLGMSEEKTLDLLQRLGPLTAGEIAGHSGLAPASVSGLIDRLEHKGFVRRIRDTEDRRRVIVEIRHDSIAGFGSLFDGFVQGLEGLYATYTDEQLEVILDFLRRSAEVQREATAVITG, from the coding sequence GTGTCAAGAGACCAAGTCCTGGCGGCCCTGCACGAGGCCGGCCGGGAGCACGGCAACGCGGCAGTGATGTTCCACACGGCGATCAGCGCGCGGATGGGCCTGGGCATGTCCGAGGAGAAGACGCTCGACCTGCTCCAGCGCCTGGGCCCGCTCACCGCCGGTGAGATCGCCGGACACTCGGGCCTGGCCCCGGCCTCGGTGAGCGGCCTGATCGACCGGCTGGAGCACAAAGGTTTCGTCAGGCGGATACGTGACACCGAGGACCGGCGCCGGGTCATCGTGGAGATCCGGCACGACAGCATCGCCGGGTTCGGCTCGCTGTTCGACGGATTCGTCCAGGGCCTGGAGGGGCTGTACGCCACCTATACCGACGAGCAGCTCGAGGTCATCCTCGACTTCCTGCGCAGATCCGCCGAGGTCCAGCGCGAGGCGACCGCCGTAATCACGGGCTGA
- a CDS encoding prepilin peptidase, producing the protein MTLLPALAALTGLVAGFWTRGLVIRHSVAGSEPLRSECPRCGSPLPVAERRGRVEGAGPRGRRRGRFAWAGPLSAARCPGCRGRIGPPPLAVEVVTALVLAALALLALPSPRPGVTPAGQHPGLLPDVASAGELAAYGWLAVVTVALVFVDAAVHRLPDRLTLSAYLGTAALLTVTALSGGRFDDLLRAGLGGLALAAFYLTLFLINPAGMGLGDVKFAAALGTALGWLGWDTLVAGAFLGFVAGGLYGVALVILRRAGRKSEIPFGPFMAVGAFAAILAGL; encoded by the coding sequence GTGACCCTCCTGCCGGCTCTGGCGGCTCTCACCGGCCTGGTGGCCGGGTTCTGGACGCGGGGCCTGGTGATCCGGCACTCGGTGGCCGGGAGCGAGCCGCTCCGGTCCGAATGTCCGCGCTGCGGCAGCCCGCTGCCCGTCGCGGAGCGCCGAGGGCGCGTCGAGGGTGCCGGCCCGAGGGGAAGGCGCCGGGGCCGCTTCGCGTGGGCCGGCCCGCTGTCCGCTGCGCGCTGTCCCGGCTGTCGCGGGCGGATCGGTCCGCCGCCGCTGGCGGTGGAGGTCGTCACGGCCCTGGTGCTGGCCGCCCTCGCCCTGCTCGCCCTACCGTCACCCCGGCCGGGTGTCACCCCGGCGGGGCAGCACCCCGGCCTGCTGCCGGACGTCGCGTCGGCGGGTGAACTGGCCGCCTACGGGTGGCTGGCCGTGGTCACCGTCGCGCTGGTCTTCGTCGACGCCGCCGTCCACCGGCTGCCCGACCGGCTCACCCTCTCCGCCTACCTCGGGACCGCCGCCCTGCTCACGGTGACGGCCCTGTCGGGAGGACGGTTCGACGACCTTCTCCGGGCCGGGCTGGGTGGACTCGCTCTGGCGGCCTTCTACCTGACGCTCTTCCTGATCAACCCGGCGGGCATGGGGCTGGGTGACGTCAAGTTCGCGGCGGCCCTGGGGACCGCGCTCGGCTGGCTGGGCTGGGACACGCTGGTCGCCGGAGCCTTCCTGGGCTTCGTCGCAGGCGGCCTCTACGGAGTCGCGCTGGTGATCCTGCGCCGGGCGGGCCGCAAGAGCGAGATCCCCTTCGGCCCCTTCATGGCCGTGGGGGCCTTCGCGGCCATCCTCGCCGGTCTCTGA
- a CDS encoding SseB family protein — MPSIPQPLVPGDDGSADAAVSSALAAFSAGTADAGAVITALGGARLLVPVVALLTESEVGAHGLRQEKESEMALPKLVGNDGREAVLAFTGAESLRLWRPDARPIQATTLQVCQAAVHENAAAVVVDVAGPVPFVIEGSVLRAFAAVQSGTIDQLGPEVTVARMEEAAPTSRRRFGWPFRGRR, encoded by the coding sequence GTGCCGAGCATTCCCCAGCCCCTGGTCCCCGGCGACGACGGCAGCGCCGACGCCGCCGTGTCGTCCGCGCTCGCGGCCTTCTCCGCCGGTACGGCCGACGCCGGTGCGGTGATAACCGCGCTGGGCGGCGCCCGGCTGCTCGTCCCGGTGGTGGCCCTGCTGACGGAGTCGGAGGTCGGGGCGCACGGGCTGCGGCAGGAGAAGGAGAGCGAGATGGCCCTGCCGAAGCTCGTCGGCAACGACGGGCGCGAGGCGGTGCTCGCCTTCACCGGGGCCGAGTCGCTGCGGCTCTGGCGTCCCGACGCCCGCCCCATCCAGGCGACCACCCTGCAGGTCTGCCAGGCGGCGGTCCACGAGAACGCCGCGGCCGTGGTGGTCGACGTGGCGGGCCCGGTGCCCTTCGTGATCGAGGGGAGCGTCCTGCGGGCGTTCGCCGCGGTCCAGTCGGGCACCATCGACCAGTTGGGACCCGAGGTCACCGTGGCTCGGATGGAAGAGGCCGCCCCCACCTCCCGGCGGCGGTTCGGCTGGCCGTTCCGCGGGCGGCGCTGA
- the atzD gene encoding cyanuric acid amidohydrolase, whose amino-acid sequence MPEPIEVRKVAIESVTDASGLTRLIDDGVIEAHRVLAVIGKTEGNGGVNDYTRILADRAFREVLAAKGHPSPESVPLVWSGGTDGVLSPHATIFATTADAEPGDEPRVSVGIAMSDVILPEDIGRPAMVEKVAAGVREAMKTAGIDDPADVHYVQTKTPLLTLATINDAKSRGKDVVIEDTGPSMDISNSTTALGVAVALGEIEMPTAEQIHRDLSLYSSVASCSSGVELDRAQIVVVGNVRGIGGRYRIGHSVMKDALDADGIWEAIRSSGIDLPDRPHPSDLGDRLVNVFMKCEADPSGSVRGRRNIMLDDSDVHWHRQIKATVGGVAASVTGDPAVFVSVAAVHQGPSGGGPVAAIADLG is encoded by the coding sequence ATGCCGGAACCGATTGAAGTGCGCAAGGTGGCCATCGAGAGCGTGACCGACGCCTCCGGGCTGACCAGGCTCATCGACGACGGGGTGATCGAGGCGCACCGGGTGCTCGCGGTGATCGGCAAGACCGAGGGCAACGGCGGGGTGAACGACTACACCCGCATCCTGGCCGACCGGGCCTTCCGCGAGGTGCTCGCCGCCAAGGGGCACCCGTCCCCCGAGAGCGTGCCGCTGGTGTGGTCCGGCGGCACCGACGGCGTGCTGAGCCCGCATGCGACGATCTTCGCCACCACGGCGGACGCGGAGCCGGGCGACGAGCCGCGCGTCAGTGTCGGCATCGCGATGAGCGATGTCATCCTGCCAGAGGACATCGGCCGTCCCGCCATGGTGGAGAAGGTCGCCGCGGGCGTCCGCGAGGCCATGAAGACCGCCGGGATCGACGACCCCGCCGACGTCCACTACGTCCAGACCAAGACGCCCCTGCTGACCCTGGCCACCATCAACGACGCCAAGTCCCGGGGCAAGGACGTGGTCATCGAGGACACCGGCCCGTCCATGGACATCTCCAACTCCACCACCGCGCTCGGCGTCGCGGTCGCGCTCGGCGAGATCGAGATGCCCACCGCCGAGCAGATCCACCGCGACCTGTCGCTGTACTCCTCCGTCGCGTCCTGCTCCTCGGGCGTCGAGTTGGACCGCGCGCAGATCGTGGTGGTCGGCAACGTGCGCGGCATCGGCGGCCGTTACCGGATCGGCCACTCGGTCATGAAGGACGCGCTGGACGCCGACGGCATCTGGGAGGCCATCCGTTCCAGCGGCATCGACCTGCCCGATCGGCCCCACCCGTCCGACCTGGGCGACAGGCTGGTCAACGTCTTCATGAAGTGCGAGGCCGACCCGTCGGGCAGCGTCCGGGGGCGCCGCAACATCATGCTCGACGACTCCGACGTGCACTGGCACCGTCAGATCAAGGCCACCGTCGGCGGTGTCGCGGCCAGCGTCACCGGCGACCCCGCCGTCTTCGTCTCGGTCGCCGCGGTCCACCAGGGTCCCAGCGGCGGCGGACCGGTGGCCGCCATCGCCGACCTCGGCTGA
- a CDS encoding thioesterase II family protein, with protein MTWLHCFHPRPGATARLICFAHAGGSAAAYRDWSGPLPESVELYGVQLPGRADRLGQPLLEHMDTLVGSVTEAMLPLLDRPFALFGHSMGAVAAYEVTRALEARGIRPARLFASGCLPPHEAAERRKVSAYDDEGLLAELARLGGTELEVLSHRSIREIVFPYVRGDFRLLENYRHRPGPPLRTPISVLVGDADPVLTPAQAKSWEALTASGFSLTVFPGDHFYLQPQRERVVAEIARGMRAEPRDG; from the coding sequence ATGACCTGGCTGCACTGTTTCCACCCCCGTCCGGGGGCGACCGCGCGGCTGATCTGCTTCGCGCACGCCGGCGGGTCGGCCGCCGCCTACCGCGACTGGTCGGGGCCGCTGCCGGAGTCCGTCGAGCTGTACGGCGTGCAACTGCCCGGTAGGGCCGACCGGCTCGGCCAGCCGCTTCTGGAGCACATGGACACGCTGGTCGGTTCGGTCACCGAGGCGATGCTCCCGCTGCTGGACCGGCCCTTCGCGCTGTTCGGGCACAGCATGGGCGCGGTGGCCGCCTACGAGGTCACGCGTGCGCTGGAGGCGCGCGGGATCCGCCCGGCGAGGCTGTTCGCCTCGGGGTGCCTGCCACCGCACGAGGCCGCAGAGAGGCGGAAGGTCTCGGCCTACGACGACGAGGGGCTCCTGGCCGAGCTGGCCAGGCTCGGTGGCACCGAGTTGGAGGTCCTCTCCCACCGCTCGATACGCGAGATCGTCTTCCCTTACGTCCGCGGTGACTTCCGGCTGCTGGAGAACTACCGCCACCGCCCGGGCCCCCCGCTGCGCACCCCGATCTCCGTCCTCGTCGGCGACGCCGACCCGGTGCTCACCCCGGCCCAGGCCAAGTCCTGGGAGGCCCTCACCGCTTCCGGCTTCTCCCTGACGGTCTTCCCGGGCGATCACTTCTACCTCCAGCCGCAGCGGGAACGGGTCGTCGCCGAGATCGCCCGGGGGATGCGCGCGGAACCGCGGGACGGGTAG
- a CDS encoding cation diffusion facilitator family transporter, translating to MGHGHGHGHGHGADSDRRYLTAALVLLVVFMAAEVVVGVIANSIALISDAGHMLTDAASIALALMAMTMAARPARGAYTFGWKRAEILSAAINGLTFVLLVVYFVYEGVQRLIEPPEVKGPLVLGTALVGIVVNAAAAWLIARADRNSLNVEGAFQHILNDMYAFVTTAIAGAVVWLTGWGRADAIAALVVAALMARSAYGLLRDAGRVLFEAAPPGVHPDEVSAAITTHPDVTGMEDLHVWTVTSGFPALSAHVIVRTGGDCHRIRRELAELLHERFHIDHTTLQVDHVPGTACRIFKAAERPAAGPPSAHAPAP from the coding sequence ATGGGGCATGGGCACGGGCATGGACACGGGCACGGCGCGGACTCCGACCGCCGCTACCTGACGGCGGCGCTCGTCCTGCTGGTCGTCTTCATGGCGGCCGAGGTCGTCGTCGGCGTCATCGCCAACTCCATCGCGCTGATCTCCGACGCCGGGCACATGCTCACCGACGCCGCCTCCATCGCGCTCGCCCTGATGGCGATGACCATGGCCGCCCGTCCCGCCCGCGGGGCCTACACCTTCGGCTGGAAACGCGCCGAGATCCTGTCGGCGGCGATCAACGGGCTGACGTTCGTCCTGCTCGTCGTCTACTTCGTCTACGAGGGCGTGCAGCGGCTCATCGAACCGCCCGAGGTCAAGGGGCCACTGGTCCTGGGCACGGCCCTGGTCGGCATCGTGGTCAACGCGGCCGCCGCCTGGCTCATCGCCCGGGCCGACCGCAACAGCCTCAATGTGGAGGGCGCGTTCCAGCACATCCTTAACGACATGTACGCCTTCGTCACCACCGCGATCGCGGGCGCGGTCGTCTGGCTCACCGGCTGGGGCCGGGCCGACGCGATCGCCGCCCTGGTCGTCGCGGCCCTGATGGCCAGGTCCGCCTACGGCCTGCTGCGCGACGCCGGGCGCGTCCTGTTCGAGGCGGCGCCTCCCGGCGTGCACCCGGACGAGGTGAGCGCGGCGATCACCACCCACCCCGACGTCACCGGCATGGAGGACCTGCACGTGTGGACCGTGACCAGCGGCTTCCCCGCGCTGTCCGCGCACGTGATCGTCAGGACCGGCGGCGACTGCCACCGGATCCGCCGGGAGCTCGCCGAACTGCTGCACGAGCGGTTCCACATCGACCACACCACTCTGCAGGTGGATCACGTGCCGGGCACGGCCTGCCGGATCTTCAAGGCCGCCGAGCGGCCTGCCGCCGGTCCGCCTTCGGCGCACGCGCCCGCTCCCTGA
- a CDS encoding TetR/AcrR family transcriptional regulator, with the protein MDEIRHRDREGTRRRILDAARRLFTELGYDQVTMRLLAAEAGANIALINRYFGTKRELFAEVLAMQGRFPGVLEVSEEELPRRLAEYVAERLRSERGSPVMAALVRSSSCSEIHEIIRDRVASAILEPLAARLPGPDATFRATVATALITGAGTLSRLYGPDALESPGHEAVVRRLTMVFEACLKA; encoded by the coding sequence GTGGACGAGATACGGCATCGTGACCGGGAGGGAACCCGGCGGCGCATTCTCGACGCCGCCCGCCGGCTGTTCACCGAGCTCGGCTACGACCAGGTGACGATGCGTCTGCTGGCCGCGGAGGCCGGCGCCAACATCGCGTTGATCAACCGCTACTTCGGCACCAAGCGGGAGCTGTTCGCCGAGGTGCTCGCGATGCAGGGGCGCTTCCCGGGCGTGCTGGAGGTCTCCGAGGAGGAGCTGCCCCGCCGTCTGGCGGAGTATGTCGCCGAGCGGCTCAGATCGGAGCGGGGGAGTCCGGTCATGGCGGCGCTCGTCAGGTCGTCGTCCTGCTCGGAGATCCACGAGATCATCCGCGACCGGGTCGCCTCGGCGATCCTGGAACCGCTGGCCGCCCGGCTGCCGGGCCCCGACGCGACCTTCCGGGCGACCGTCGCCACCGCGCTCATCACCGGCGCGGGCACGCTGAGCCGGCTGTACGGTCCCGACGCGCTCGAATCCCCCGGCCACGAGGCCGTCGTCCGGCGGCTCACCATGGTCTTCGAGGCCTGTCTCAAGGCGTGA
- a CDS encoding MDR family MFS transporter, with the protein MLTEQQAQAEAAPRMTHKQVLEVLVGLMLAMLTSMISTSVVGTALPTIVGTLGGQDQLAWVASATLLTMTASTPLWGKLSDLYGRKLMFQAALLVFLLASVAAGFSQNMGQLIAARAVQGIGAGGLAALPQIILGDVVEPRERGRYSGYIGAVFGVSTVAGPLLGGFIVDNMSWRWTFWICVPLAVVAFVVIQKVLKLPLVRRDTKVDWWGATFITGGTTALMLMLSLGGQEFDWNSGWAYGLGALSLALFGLAVVAERRAADPILPPQLFRNHTVVLSGLASLLVGAAMFGALMFLPQYLQIVKGMSPTGSGLMTLPMVLGLLTSSILVGRFVSRTGRWKIFPVVGMLLVALGLFLLSRLHVDSSLAIVGVDIAVLGIGLGASMQILILAAQNAVTRGDLASTTSGVTFFRSLGGAVGVAAFGAILTNRLSAELISLAKAAHLPLTGGATPSLGSPAAIRHLPAPVLEVILEAFTRAIHTVFLVGVPIAVLAAVAALMLREIPLRSAQPTPATADSTAPPAPVE; encoded by the coding sequence ATGCTGACCGAACAACAGGCCCAGGCCGAGGCCGCACCGCGTATGACTCACAAGCAGGTGCTGGAGGTCCTGGTCGGCCTGATGCTCGCCATGTTGACGTCGATGATCTCGACGTCCGTGGTGGGAACCGCGCTGCCGACGATCGTGGGCACGCTCGGCGGTCAGGACCAGCTCGCCTGGGTGGCCAGCGCGACCCTGCTCACCATGACGGCCTCCACTCCGCTCTGGGGAAAGCTGTCGGACCTGTACGGGCGCAAGCTCATGTTCCAGGCCGCTCTGCTGGTCTTCCTTCTCGCCTCCGTCGCCGCGGGCTTCTCCCAGAACATGGGACAGCTCATCGCGGCCAGGGCCGTGCAGGGCATCGGCGCCGGCGGCCTCGCCGCACTGCCGCAGATCATCCTGGGTGACGTGGTCGAGCCCCGTGAGCGCGGACGCTACTCCGGCTACATCGGCGCGGTGTTCGGTGTGTCCACCGTGGCCGGGCCACTGCTCGGCGGGTTCATCGTGGACAACATGTCCTGGCGCTGGACGTTCTGGATCTGCGTGCCCCTGGCCGTGGTCGCTTTCGTCGTCATCCAGAAGGTGCTCAAACTGCCGCTCGTCCGCCGCGACACCAAGGTCGACTGGTGGGGCGCCACCTTCATCACCGGCGGCACCACCGCGCTGATGCTGATGCTCTCCCTCGGCGGGCAGGAGTTCGACTGGAACTCCGGGTGGGCCTACGGCCTGGGCGCGCTGAGCCTGGCGCTGTTCGGCCTCGCCGTGGTCGCCGAGCGCCGGGCCGCCGACCCGATCCTGCCGCCACAGCTGTTCCGCAACCACACCGTCGTGCTCAGCGGCCTCGCGTCCCTGCTGGTCGGCGCCGCGATGTTCGGCGCGCTGATGTTCCTCCCGCAGTACCTGCAGATCGTCAAGGGCATGAGCCCCACCGGCTCCGGCCTGATGACCCTGCCCATGGTTCTCGGGCTGCTCACCTCCTCGATCCTGGTCGGCCGGTTCGTCAGCAGGACCGGCCGCTGGAAGATCTTCCCCGTCGTGGGCATGCTGCTGGTCGCGCTCGGCCTGTTCCTGCTCTCCCGGCTGCACGTCGACAGCTCGCTGGCGATCGTCGGCGTCGACATCGCGGTGCTGGGCATCGGCCTCGGCGCGTCCATGCAGATCCTGATCCTGGCCGCGCAGAACGCCGTGACCCGCGGCGACCTGGCCTCCACCACCTCGGGAGTGACCTTCTTCCGCTCCCTGGGCGGCGCCGTCGGCGTGGCGGCCTTCGGCGCCATCCTGACCAACCGGCTCAGCGCGGAGCTGATCTCCCTGGCCAAGGCCGCGCACCTGCCCCTGACCGGCGGCGCGACGCCCAGCCTCGGCTCCCCTGCCGCCATCCGTCACCTGCCCGCCCCGGTGCTGGAGGTGATCCTGGAGGCCTTCACCCGGGCCATCCACACGGTCTTCCTGGTGGGCGTGCCCATCGCCGTCCTGGCCGCGGTGGCCGCCCTGATGCTGCGGGAGATCCCGCTCCGTTCGGCCCAGCCCACCCCTGCCACCGCCGACTCGACCGCTCCCCCGGCGCCGGTCGAGTAG
- a CDS encoding TIGR03621 family F420-dependent LLM class oxidoreductase, with protein sequence MRSFRFTASAAAGVVDAKELADTARRAESIGYSALVLQDHLLPQHAPIPLLATIAAVTERIRIGTYVLNADLRHPAVLAQDLASLDLLSGGRLEIGLGAGWNRPEYDAIGLPFQPVGTRVTRLREVIAVLKGCFGDGPFSFTGEHFTINEHDGHPKPAQRPHPPLFVGGGGKRLLTLAAEQADIVGLGPRLLPGAQGKPELDPRSITADATAEKIGWIREAAGDRFDRLELNTYCTGGSVVVTNNARAEAGRRADQLRQLTGFEMTADEILDSPNMFIGSIDGLTQKFLELRERFGISSIMAGPVDALAPVVERLAGR encoded by the coding sequence ATGCGATCCTTCCGTTTCACCGCCTCCGCGGCCGCGGGTGTCGTTGACGCCAAAGAGCTGGCCGACACCGCCCGCCGTGCCGAATCAATCGGTTACAGCGCACTGGTGCTCCAGGATCATCTTCTTCCCCAACACGCCCCGATCCCGCTGCTGGCCACGATCGCCGCGGTGACCGAGCGGATCCGTATCGGCACTTACGTACTCAACGCCGACCTGCGTCACCCGGCCGTGCTCGCCCAGGATCTGGCCAGCCTCGACCTGCTCTCCGGAGGCCGGCTGGAGATCGGCCTCGGCGCGGGCTGGAACCGGCCGGAGTATGACGCGATCGGCCTGCCGTTCCAGCCCGTCGGGACCAGGGTGACGCGGCTGCGCGAGGTGATCGCCGTGCTCAAGGGCTGCTTCGGCGACGGCCCGTTCTCGTTCACCGGCGAGCACTTCACGATCAACGAGCACGACGGGCATCCCAAGCCGGCGCAGCGGCCGCATCCCCCGCTGTTCGTCGGCGGGGGCGGCAAGCGACTTCTCACACTGGCCGCCGAACAGGCTGACATCGTCGGGCTGGGACCACGGCTGTTGCCGGGGGCCCAGGGGAAACCCGAGCTGGATCCGCGCAGCATCACCGCCGACGCCACCGCCGAGAAGATCGGCTGGATCCGGGAGGCGGCCGGTGACAGATTCGACCGGCTGGAGCTCAACACCTACTGCACCGGCGGATCCGTGGTGGTCACCAACAACGCCCGTGCGGAGGCCGGTCGGCGCGCCGATCAACTGCGGCAGCTCACCGGATTCGAGATGACCGCGGACGAGATCCTGGACTCGCCGAACATGTTCATCGGGTCGATTGACGGACTGACCCAGAAGTTCCTCGAGCTGCGCGAACGGTTCGGGATCAGCTCGATCATGGCCGGTCCCGTCGACGCGTTGGCGCCGGTCGTCGAGCGCCTGGCAGGCCGGTAG
- a CDS encoding carboxymuconolactone decarboxylase family protein: protein MSIDNLKGALPGFAKDIKLNLGSLVTTSSLSEQQLWGTLLACAVATRSPRVIAEVAAEAADHLSDEAFTAAKGAAAIMAMNNVYYRSMHLIGDETYATMPAKLRMTIIGSPGVDKVDFELWSLAVSAIGGCGRCLESHEQVLRQSGLPRDQIQEAIRIAAVVNATAAVLESEATLTAV from the coding sequence ATGTCGATCGACAACCTCAAGGGGGCGCTTCCCGGTTTCGCGAAGGACATCAAGCTCAACCTGGGCTCGCTGGTCACCACCTCCTCGCTGAGCGAGCAGCAGCTCTGGGGGACGCTGCTCGCCTGTGCGGTGGCGACCAGGTCTCCGCGAGTGATCGCCGAAGTCGCCGCCGAGGCTGCCGACCACCTCTCGGATGAGGCGTTCACGGCCGCCAAGGGCGCGGCTGCGATCATGGCGATGAACAACGTCTACTACCGGTCCATGCATCTCATCGGTGACGAGACCTACGCGACGATGCCCGCCAAGCTCCGGATGACGATCATCGGCAGCCCCGGCGTCGACAAGGTGGACTTCGAGCTCTGGTCGCTCGCGGTCTCCGCGATCGGCGGCTGCGGTCGCTGCCTGGAGTCGCACGAGCAGGTGCTGCGCCAGTCGGGCCTGCCGCGCGACCAGATCCAGGAGGCCATCCGGATCGCGGCGGTCGTCAACGCCACCGCCGCCGTCCTGGAGTCGGAGGCCACGCTGACCGCGGTCTGA
- a CDS encoding peroxiredoxin, with amino-acid sequence MLTVGDHFPEFELTACVSLDADNAFAEINHKSYEGKWKIYFAWPKDFTFVCPTEIAEFGRLEGEFADRDAQVLGFSVDSEFVHHAWRKDHPDLRDLPFPMLSDVKRELCTELGILGADGVAQRATFIVDPNNEIQFVMVTAGSVGRNVKEVLRVLDALQSDELCPCNWNKGEAGLDAQKLMAGA; translated from the coding sequence TTGCTCACCGTCGGTGACCACTTTCCTGAGTTCGAGCTGACCGCCTGTGTCTCCCTGGACGCGGACAACGCGTTCGCCGAGATCAACCACAAGTCCTACGAGGGCAAGTGGAAGATTTATTTTGCCTGGCCGAAGGATTTCACCTTCGTCTGCCCGACCGAGATCGCCGAGTTCGGCCGTCTGGAGGGCGAGTTCGCCGACCGCGACGCTCAGGTCCTGGGTTTCTCCGTCGACTCGGAGTTCGTCCACCACGCCTGGCGCAAGGACCACCCGGACCTGCGTGACCTGCCCTTCCCGATGCTGTCGGACGTCAAGCGCGAGCTCTGCACCGAGCTGGGCATCCTCGGCGCCGACGGTGTCGCCCAGCGCGCCACCTTCATCGTGGACCCCAACAACGAGATCCAGTTCGTCATGGTGACCGCGGGCTCCGTCGGCCGCAACGTCAAGGAAGTCCTCCGCGTCCTCGACGCGCTCCAGTCGGACGAGCTCTGCCCGTGCAACTGGAACAAGGGCGAGGCGGGCCTCGACGCGCAGAAGCTGATGGCCGGCGCCTGA